The Apium graveolens cultivar Ventura chromosome 10, ASM990537v1, whole genome shotgun sequence nucleotide sequence GCAATTGATTTACATTCAAGTCATGAACTCTGAACTAGCTACAAGCTTTGTGCACACTATTCCACGACTTTTGTTGGCCAGATCCCCTTCCACATTGATATCTCGTCTTTATTTTTAATCTTTCTGATGCCTCCGTAAAAACCATTTATTTCATCACCTATTTCGGTGTGATGCTTCCTATCTATAATTGTTTCTCTCCATCGGGAGCCCGGTGTGTACTGCTTGAACTCTAGTACCACTGCATCTGTCATTGGACATTTTAAGTGTGTTAAATAAGTCACTTGGTGGATTTACCAAGTCAATGACATTATGATACAGAGAGCAACAAATTAAGTTTTAAGAATAGTCTGTGGCGAAATCTAGTCATGATTTGTTTTTACATACGAATGACAGGATGCCAAGTCTTTGGCATTGTGCCTTGAGCACAAACAAGACTGAAATTCAGGAATGTTGTATTATATTGAGGAAACAAGAATCTAGAAAGTAAATAACTTTAAGCTAATGTCTCAAATCTGATTTCTGTTAAAATTGTGTTTTCAGAGCAAGGTGATAACTGAAGTAGGTAGATATAGATAAATTTGATCTGCTTACCAGAACTATGACACCGGCAAAGAAGTTTGCATCCATCACATGATCCCAAGTGGCCAACAACTCCATACCACCAGCCTGCAATGCATTTACAGACATGTTTATCATTCTATTCTTTCAGACAAATTAAACTGCTTCAGTAATCCTTTAAAAAAATTTAAGATGCGCCAATGTAGTTTATAATCGTTACCATAAGGGAAATCGTTGTTTCTTCTCCACTGTATCTCTATGTGATCCCCTGGTTGTAACTCGCCTAAACAATCTGACAGATGAAGATCATGTGCAGGAGTTTTAACAGTTGATGCTCTTATCCTATCCCACTCTATATCATGTTCCATTGTTGCTCTACCTTGAGCTGAGTACCTGCAACACAAAATTTATTTCAACAATCGACATATAGCCCCAGGAACAAACATCAATCTTCtaaattttttcaaattttaataataCTGTTAAAACAGTCCCCTTTCATCCaacaaaatataaatataaaatagcTTAGACATATTACAAATTTGTGTACCTTGCCCTGAAGTTGTTCGATCGATGATCATAGCAAAGTTCAGCATCATAACATGACAGCATAAAACCAACATTCCCATTCTGCATTTACAAAAAAAACTGACTTTTAACTGTTTGTTCATTATCTTATCATACAAACAAGAAATAACTAGAATTTCGAAAGATCTATACGAAATTGTAAATTACCTCTCGATTAATAACTTGACCCGGGAACCAAAACTTGCCACTCTCAAGAGATTGATACAATGACATTATAGACTCCAGTGGTAAAGCAGTTCCCAACTTCTCCCTCTTATCCATCTTTAACTTGTAAAACGAAAAAAGCCGAAAAATTCCATTTTGATCTGAGCAATCTGAAAGAGCTTGTTTCTTTTTTAGTGCAATGTTAGATTTCCATTCTCTATATGCAATATCACCAATAACTCTAACCCATTTGTGTTTCAAGTGCTTCTCCCAGAAATAATCATTTACACACACATTCCTTAAAGAAGTGCATACACTTGCCATATTACACAACTCTGCTGGTGAGAGTTTTTCAAGAATACAGTCCAGTGCCAAATCAGGCAAATCTAGTAGAGATGTTTCTCTTATAATCTCTTCATTCTTTGGTTTAGAACTAAAGGTAGGAACTTTGAAGAATGCAACAAGAATTTTTCTTCTTTTGAACAAAGAAATGATAAATAAAGACAGTGCTTCTAAGATCCAAGGTACTAATATTGTTCTTAACTCATTCTTCATTTCCATGAATGAGTTGAGAAAGGAGATATGATTGAACATGATGAAAGAAAAGCAAGATATAAGCAAGAGAAACATAAAGTTCAAGAGTCTCCAAAATGGTTAGAGAGAAATCTTAAATTTAAATAAGGTGGTAATGGTGATTAAAGCAATTTATAGAGGGGAGGAAAATAATGACTTTGTGATGAAGACAAAGGAAGATTTATTGACTGTTTGAG carries:
- the LOC141693205 gene encoding F-box protein At2g26850-like translates to MFLLLISCFSFIMFNHISFLNSFMEMKNELRTILVPWILEALSLFIISLFKRRKILVAFFKVPTFSSKPKNEEIIRETSLLDLPDLALDCILEKLSPAELCNMASVCTSLRNVCVNDYFWEKHLKHKWVRVIGDIAYREWKSNIALKKKQALSDCSDQNGIFRLFSFYKLKMDKREKLGTALPLESIMSLYQSLESGKFWFPGQVINRENGNVGFMLSCYDAELCYDHRSNNFRARYSAQGRATMEHDIEWDRIRASTVKTPAHDLHLSDCLGELQPGDHIEIQWRRNNDFPYGWWYGVVGHLGSCDGCKLLCRCHSSDAVVLEFKQYTPGSRWRETIIDRKHHTEIGDEINGFYGGIRKIKNKDEISMWKGIWPTKVVE